The window CTTCAGGATCTGCATTGGCAATTACCGTTGCAATCTGAGGCTGTGCAATAGGTACTGTAAATTCAGGCTTTGGTAAAAATCCTGTATCTGCTGCTATAGATTCAAAACTTCCTTTATAGTGACCAATGGTATCAATTTCATGAGTTACCTCTGTCACCATCACCTTGGTAAAATAAGAAGTTTCATTACTATCCGGTTTTCTCATGTGGATATCAACCACACATCCCGGATGAAGGAATGGCACTGTAGTAGAACCTGAAACGGAAAATACGCTTACCGCTTCACTTCCTGCAGTACTTCTCTGGGAGTTCTCCACGTCTAAGTGAGTGGATGCTTTAATAGGAGCTACCTGAAGCGCCGGAGTTTTATATATTTTATCGTTATGGCTGTAGGCTGTTTTCGCCAGATCTCCCAAATGGTTAATTGGAGTTTCACCGGAAGTCAGTTTTTCATTTTTACTGCTGTTGTAGCCGTAATATTGCGGTTTTGTATGAACAGCTTTTAGCTCTACCCTGATATCATCAGCATTGCTGCCATACGTCAGTTTTATAGGCTTGTTTTGAGGTGGAAGTTTTCCGAAATGAAGCACTTCTCCGTCATAGTAAAATTGTTCACCATAGGCTTCCGCCATTCTTGCGAGATAGTTATAATGGGTCTCGTTGTATTGGCTGCTGTAGATGATCTGAGAATAATCGTTGGTATCCACTCTGATATCAAAGCGGCCTTTATCAATTCCCTGTTTTATTACTTCTTCAGCAATGATTCCCATATTAACGGGCTGTGCGCCTCCAAAACTCTGGATATGCGGAGCACCATCCAATAGAATGGTTGGGCTGTATCCTGAAAGCACAATATTTCCAAGACTCATTTTTTCCTGGCTGAATCCTACCTTGGTAATCAATCCTACAAAATTTCTTTCGGGACTGTTATCAATGTCTTTATAGGAAATAATCGCGGTAAGGCGTTTTCCCAAAAATTTATTGGCTTCCTCAAGGGTATGGCTTTGCCTGTCACCCAATGCATCATGAGCAAGGGTAAGACTAAATTCGTGGTGGTTACTCGCTTTTTGCTTAAGCGTGAAATGTTTGTAATACTTAATAATTTTTCCCTCCACAACCAG of the Chryseobacterium capnotolerans genome contains:
- a CDS encoding type VI secretion system Vgr family protein, producing MKTETKTKGSSFRPSQNADGISENHHAGINRLVKLSLVVEGKIIKYYKHFTLKQKASNHHEFSLTLAHDALGDRQSHTLEEANKFLGKRLTAIISYKDIDNSPERNFVGLITKVGFSQEKMSLGNIVLSGYSPTILLDGAPHIQSFGGAQPVNMGIIAEEVIKQGIDKGRFDIRVDTNDYSQIIYSSQYNETHYNYLARMAEAYGEQFYYDGEVLHFGKLPPQNKPIKLTYGSNADDIRVELKAVHTKPQYYGYNSSKNEKLTSGETPINHLGDLAKTAYSHNDKIYKTPALQVAPIKASTHLDVENSQRSTAGSEAVSVFSVSGSTTVPFLHPGCVVDIHMRKPDSNETSYFTKVMVTEVTHEIDTIGHYKGSFESIAADTGFLPKPEFTVPIAQPQIATVIANADPEGQGRVQVRFDWQMNDTTHFVRVMTPDAGGTDQITQNRGYVAIPEVGDQVMVNFVHSHPDRPFVMGGMFHGGIGLGGGVDNRVKSIQTRSGHRIVFTEDESIIITDKSGNEIHLDTTGSNINITAPETMTLNCKNMNINVGENMTTTVGMNKSDSIGLNNTESVGAMKFTSVIGNASTFITGKLTEIIEGDVLSETKKERNEVSEKDMNIQSGKFVHKHAQAEVQNNSGEKSKAH